The DNA window tgctttcctcgtcatcttaaataagcatgcccctttcaaaaaaatgtagaactaagaacagatatagtccttggttcactccagacctgactgcccttgaccagcacaaaaacatcctgtggtgtactgcactagcattgaatagtcccagcgacatgcaacttttcagggaagtcaggaaccaatacactcagtcagttaggaaagcaaaggctaactttttcaaacagaaatttgcatcctgcagcactaattcccaaaagttttgggacactaaagtcaatggagaataagagtacctcctcccagctgcccactgcactgagactaggaaacactgtcacctcctcccagctgcccactgcactgagactaggaaacactgtcacctcctcccagctgcccactgcactgagactaggaaacactgtcacctcctcccagctgcccactgcactgagactaggaaacactgtcacctcctcccagctgcccactgcactgagactaggaaacactgtcacctcctcccagctgcccactgcactgagactaggaaacactgtcacctcctcccagctgcccactgcactgagactaggaaacactgtcacctcctcccagctgcccactgcactgagactaggaaacactgtcacctcctcccagctgcccactgcactgaggctaggaaacactgtcacctcctcccagctgcccactgcactgaggctaggaaacactgtcacctcctcccagctgcccactgcactgtgactaggaaacactgtcacctcctcccagctgcccactgccctgaggctaggaaacactgtcacctcctcccagctgcccactgccctgaggctaggaaacactgtcacctcctcccagctgccaactgccctgaggctaggaaacactgtcacctcctcccagctgcccactgcactgagactaggaaacactgtcacctcctcccagctgcccactgcactgagactaggaaacactgtcacctcctcccagctgcccactgcactgagactaggaaacactgtcacctcctcccagctgcccactgcactgagactaggaaacactgtcacctcctcccagctgcccactgcactgagactaggaaacactgtcacctcctcccagctgcccactgcactgagactaggaaacactgtcacctcctcccagctgcccattgcaatgaggctaggaaacactgtcacctcctcccagctgcccactgcactgaggctaggaaacactgtcacctcctcccagctgcccactgcactgagactaggaaacactgtcacctcctcccagctgcccactgcactgagactaggaaacactgtcacctcctcccagctgcccactgccctgaggctaggaaacactgtcacctcctcccagctgcccactgccctgaggctaggaaacactgtcacctcctcccagctgcccactgccctgaggctaggaaacactgtcacctcctcccagctgcccactgcactgagactaggaaacactgtcacctcctcccagctgcccactgcactgagactaggaaacactgtcacctcctcccagctgcccactgcactgagactaggaaacactgtcacctcctcccagctgcccactgcactgagactaggaaacactgtcacctcctcccagctgcccactgcactgagactaggaaacactgtcacctcctcccagctgcccactgcactgagactaggaaacactgtcacctcctcccagctgcccactgcactgagactaggaaacactgtcacctcctcccagctgcccactgcactgagactaggaaacactgtcacctcctcccagctgcccactgcactgagactaggaaacactgtcacctcctcccagctgcccactgcactgagactaggaaacactgtcaccttctcccagctgcccactgcaccgagactaggaaacactgtcacctcctcccagctgcccactgcaccgagactaggaaacactgtcacctcctcccagctgcccactgcaccgagactaggaaacactgtcacctcctcccagctgcccactgcactgagactaggaaacactgtcacctcctcccagctgcccactgcactgagactaggaaacactgtcacctcctcctagctgcccactgcactgagactaggaaacactgtcacctcctcccagctgcccactgcactgagactaggaaccactgtcacctcctcccagctgcccactgcactgagactaggaaccactgtcacctcctcccagctgcccactgcactgtgactaggaaacactgtcacttcctcccagctgcccactgcactgagactaggaaacactgtcacctcctcccagctgcccactgcactgagactaggaaacactatcaccactgataaatccaagataatcgagaatttcaataagcaactctctacggctggccatgctttccacctggctatcactaccccggccaacagctctgcaccccccgtagcaacttgcccaagctctCAAACACCATACGTGGCTGGCGTTAACAAATTGTTGGACATCtatgaacacgctgtcatacatcaCTGCAACGAGCCGTCACATTGATGAGAAGTGGGACATGGAAGTTCCATGTACTGACAACTGAGAACATGGAGAATGACAGACCAGAGAACCTAACACGGCATTAACTACCATCGTTGCTGAGTGGGTGAGGGACAGCAGCAAGGTGAGCACGGTTTGTTAGGTAGCCAGGTCTGTGGTAGACTGAACTGAGCCGACTGTTAGGTAGCCAGGTCTGTGGTAGACTGAACTGAGCCGTCTGTCAGGTAGCTAGGACTGTGGTAGACTGAACTGAGCCATCTGGTAGGTAGCCAGGTCTGTGGTAGACTGAACTGAGCCGACTGTTAGGTAGCCAGGACTGTGGTAGACTGAACTGAGCCGACTGTCAGGTAGCTAGGACTGTGGTAGACTGAACTGAGCCATCTGTTAGGTAGCCAGGACTGTGGTAGACTGAACTGAGCCGACTGTTAGGTAGCCAGGACTGTGGTAGACTGAACTGAGCCGACTGTTAGGTAGCTAGGACAGTGGTAGACTGAACTGAGCCATCTGTAAAGTAGCCAGGACTGTGGTAGACTGATCTGAGCCATCTGGTAGGTAGCTAGGACTGTGGTAGACTGAACTGAGCCATCTGGTAGGTAGCTAGGACTGTGGTAGACTGAACTGAGCCATCTGGTAGGTAGCCAGGACTGTGGTAGACTGATCTGAGACGACTGGTAGGTAGCTAGGACTGTGGTAGACTGATCTGAGCCGACTGTTAGGTAGCCAGGTCTGTGGTAGACTGAACTGAGCCATCTGGTAGGTAGCTAGGACTGTGGTAGACTGAACTGAGCCGTCTGTCAGGTAGCTAGGACTGTGGTAGACTGAACTGAGCCGACTGTCAGGTAGCTAGGACTGTGGTAGACTGAACTGAGCCGACTGTTAGGTAGCTAGGACTGTGGTAGACTGAACTGAGCCGTCTGTCAGGTAGCCAGGACTGTGGTAGACTGAACTGAGCCGACTGTTAGGTAGCCAGGACTGTGGTAGACTGAACTGAGCCGACTGTCAGGTAGCTAGGACTGTGGTAGACTGAACTGAGCCATCTGTTAGGTAGCCAGGACTGTGGTAGACTGAACTGAACCATCTGTAAAGTAGCCAGGACTGTGGTAGACGGATCTGAGCCATCTGGTAGGTAGCTAGGACTGTGGTAGACGGAACTGAACCATCTGGTAGGTAGCCAGGGCTGTGGTAGACTGATCTGAGCCGTCTGTTAGGTAGCCAGGACTGTGGTAGACTGAACTGAGCCGTCTGTAAAGTAGCCAGGACTGTGGTAGACTGATCTGAGCCGACTGTTAGGTAGCCAGGACTGTGGTAGACTGATCTGAGCCGTCTGTTAGGTAGCCAGGACTGTGGTAGACTGAACTGCTCCGACTGTTAGGTAGCTAGGACTGTGGTAGACTGAACTGAGCCGTCTGTTAGGTAGCCAGGACTGTGGTAGACTGAACTGAGCCGACTGTTAGGTAGCCAGGACTGTGGTAGACTGAACTGAGCCGACTGTTAGGTAGCTAGGACTGTGGTAGACTGAACTGAGCCATCTGTAAAGTAGCCAGGACTGTGGTAGACTGAACTGAGCCGACTGTTAGGTAGCCAGGACTGTGGTAGACTGAACTGCTCCGACTGTTAGGTAGCCAGGACTGTGGTAGACTGAACTGAGCCGACTATTAGGTAGCTAGGACTGTGGTAGACTGAACTGAGCCGTCTGTTAGGTAGCCAGGACTGTGGTAGACTGAACTGAGCCGACTAAAGTAGCCAGGACTGTGGTAGACTGAACTGAGCCGTCTGTTAGGTAGCCAGGACTGTGGTAGACTGAACTGAGCCGACTAAAGTAGCCAGGACTGTGGTAGACTGAACTGAGCCATCTGTAAAGTAGCCAGAACTGTGGTAGACTGAACTGAGCCATCTGTAAAGTAGCCAGGACTGTGGTAGACTGAACTGAGCCGACTGTTAGGTAGCCAGGACTGTGGTAGACTGAACTGCTCCGACTGTTAGGTAGCCAGGACTGTGGTAGACTGAACTGAGCCGACTAAAGTAGCCAGGACTGTGGTAGACTGAACTGAGCCATCTGTAAAGTAGCCAGGACTGTGGTAGACTGAACTGAGCCATCTGTAAAGTAGCCAGGACTGTGGTAGACTGATCTGAGCCATCTGTAAAGTAGCCAGGACTGTGGTAGACTGAACTGAGCCATCTGTTAGGTAGCTAGGACTGTGGTAGACTGAACTGAGCCATCTGTTAGGTAGCCAGGACTGTGGTAGACTGATCTGAGCCATCTGTAAAGTAGCCAGGACTGTGGTAGACTGAACTGAGCCATCTGTAAAGTAGCCAGGACTGTGGTAGACTGATCTGAGCCGTCTGTTAGGTAGCCAGGACTGTGGTAGACTGAACTGAGCCGACTGTCAGGTAGCTAGGACTGTGGTAGACTGAACTGAGCCGACTGTTAGGTAGCTAGGACTGTGGTAGACTGAACTGAGCCGTCTGTCAGGTAGCCAGGACTGTGGTAGACTGAACTGAGCCGACTGTTAGGTAGCCAGGACTGTGGTAGACTGAACTGAGCCGACTGTCAGGTAGCTAGGACTGTGGTAGACTGAACTGAGCCATCTGTTAGGTAGCCAGGACTGTGGTAGACTGAACTGAACCATCTGTAAAGTAGCCAGGACTGTGGTAGACGGATCTGAGCCATCTGGTAGGTAGCTAGGACTGTGGTAGACGGAACTGAACCATCTGGTAGGTAGCCAGGGCTGTGGTAGACTGATCTGAGCCGTCTGTTAGGTAGCCAGGACTGTGGTAGACTGAACTGAGCCGTCTGTAAAGTAGCCAGGACTGTGGTAGACTGATCTGAGCCGACTGTTAGGTAGCCAGGACTGTGGTAGACTGATCTGAGCCGTCTGTTAGGTAGCCAGGACTGTGGTAGACTGAACTGCTCCGACTGTTAGGTAGCTAGGACTGTGGTAGACTGAACTGAGCCGTCTGTTAGGTAGCCAGGACTGTGGTAGACTGAACTGAGCCGACTGTTAGGTAGCCAGGACTGTGGTAGACTGAACTGAGCCGACTGTTAGGTAGCTAGGACTGTGGTAGACTGAACTGAGCCATCTGTAAAGTAGCCAGGACTGTGGTAGACTGAACTGAGCCGACTGTTAGGTAGCCAGGACTGTGGTAGACTGAACTGCTCCGACTGTTAGGTAGCCAGGACTGTGGTAGACTGAACTGAGCCGACTATTAGGTAGCTAGGACTGTGGTAGACTGAACTGAGCCGTCTGTTAGGTAGCCAGGACTGTGGTAGACTGAACTGAGCCGACTAAAGTAGCCAGGACTGTGGTAGACTGAACTGAGCCGTCTGTTAGGTAGCCAGGACTGTGGTAGACTGAACTGAGCCGACTAAAGTAGCCAGGACTGTGGTAGACTGAACTGAGCCATCTGTAAAGTAGCCAGAACTGTGGTAGACTGAACTGAGCCATCTGTAAAGTAGCCAGGACTGTGGTAGACTGAACTGAGCCGACTGTTAGGTAGCCAGGACTGTGGTAGACTGAACTGCTCCGACTGTTAGGTAGCCAGGACTGTGGTAGACTGAACTGAGCCGACTATTAGGTAGCTAGGACTGTGGTAGACTGAACTGAGCCGTCTGTTAGGTAGCCAGGACTGTGGTAGACTGAACTGAGCCGACTAAAGTAGCCAGGACTGTGGTAGACTGAACTGAGCCGACTGTTAGGTAGCCAGGTCTGTGGTAGACTGAACTGAGCCGTCTGTTAGGTAGCCAGGACTGTGGTAGACTGAACTGAGCCGACTAAAGTAGCCAGGACTGTGGTAGACTGAACTGAGCCATCTGTAAAGTAGCCAGGACTGTGGTAGACTGAACTGAGCCATCTGTAAAGTAGCCAGGACTGTGGTAGACTGATCTGAGCCATCTGTAAAGTAGCCAGGACTGTGGTAGACTGAACTGAGCCATCTGTTAGGTAGCTAGGACTGTGGTAGACTGAACTGAGCCATCTGTTAGGTAGCCAGGACTGTGGTAGACTGATCTGAGCCATCTGTAAAGTAGCCAGGACTGTGGTAGACTGAACTGAGCCATCTGTAAAGTAGCCAGGACTGTGGTAGACTGATCTGAGCCGTCTGTTAGGTAGCCAGGACTGTGGTAGACTGAACTGAGCCGTCTTAAGTAGCCAGGACTGTGGTAGACTGAACTGCATTGCCCCCGAGCGGTCATatcaatgtacagtaccagtcatatcaacatacagtaccagtcaaaagtctggacacacctactcattcaagggtttttctttattttgactattttctacattgtagaataatagtgaagaaatcaaaactatgaaataacacataaggaatcatgtagcatgccccaaaaagttttaaacaaatcgaaacatattttacattttagattcttcaaagcagccaccctttgccttgatgacagctttgcccacgcttggcattctctcaaccagcttcatgaagtagtcatctggaatgcatttcaattaaccggtgtgccttgttaaaaggtcatttgtggaatttctttccttcttaatgcatatgatccaatcagttgtgttgtgacaaggtgtgtgtgggggggggggggggttatacagaagatggtcttttaccaaatagggctaagtccatattatggcaagaacagctcaaataagcaaagagaaatgacagtccatcattactttaagacatgaaggttaatCAATTCTGacaaatttcaagaactttgaacgtttcttcaagtgcagtcgcaaaaaccatcaatcgctatgatgaaactggctctcatgaggaccgccacaggaaaggaagtcccagatttacctctgctacagaggataagttcattagagttaccagcctcagaaattgcagcccaaataaatgcttcacagttcaagtaacagacatctcaacatcaacttttcaaaggagactgcgtgaatcaggccttcatggtcaaattgctgcaaagaaaccactactaaaggacaccaataagaagaagaagagacttgcttgggccaagaaacacgagcaaccgacattagaccggtggaaatctgtcctttggtctgatgagtcgaaattagatttttttaaacatgttttggtctttgtgagacgcagatgaacggatgatctccacatgtcccactgtgaagcatggaggaggtggtgtgatggtgctttgctggtgacactggtagcatggctacaacagcattctgcagcaatacgccatcccatctggtttacgcttagtgggactatcatttgtttttcaacaggacaatgacccaacacacctccaggctgtgtaagagctgtttgaccaataaggagagtgatggagtgctgcatcagatgacctggcctccacaatcacccgacctcaacccaattgagatggtttgtgatgagttggaccgcagagtgaaggaaaagcagccaataagtgctcagcatgtgggaacttcttcaagactgttggaaaagcattcctcatgaagctggttgagagaatgccaagagtgtgcaaagctgtcatcaaggcaaagggtggctacttggaagaatctcaaatatattttgatttgtttaacctgttgaggctgggggcgctgttgtcactatttatgctaatcgtgtaatttttgaaacggcttcccacaaaattcttgatcgtacaatatgcatattattattattattggatagaaaacagtctatagtttctataggagttgaaatcttgtctctaagtggaacagaacccattctacagcaatttccctgacatggagtcagatttcagaaatgttggcccctgatctggagtcagttaaaaggccacagttattgctatgagtatacggacactgcttacgtcttcccctggatgcctttacgtgatgacgatttgaatggggtcgattgcgcgttcacaggcactataaattaaaaaaccctgtagctagcaactcttttcttggtgcgtcatgcgcgtggaggacaccgacccgcacctgttccaagcattagtgttgggagtaatctttctccggtcatgttaagactcgttataggagttaaaaacatcataaggtagttaatttaaagcgttttatagcaatttatatccgtttagtgcgattttgggacatttatttctgaaacgctgtgaatcgctgggcacgcttccagttcatcccgaacgcagttggcatttccacatggcaagaggacagctttccaccaaaagacgattagacccaagaaaggatcctttgcccaagatactgatggaagaacagctcaaagtaggacatttttattatgataaatcgtgtttctgttgaaaaatgttagtggcttaggacgccatgttttttgacgtagcttcgcttggcgcaaactgtattgaaaagtaaggataatttaaaaaatgtaattccgcgattgtattaagaattaaattgtctatcaatcgatgtccaccctatattttttagtctcgtttatgagtatttatgtataagagtagatcactgtctaatatggcgcacggacattttctcaccagctgggctacatttcacattgtctaaccatgattttggtggctaaatatgcacattttcgaacaaactgtatatgtatgttgtaatgtgatgttacaggggtgtcatctgaagaattctgagaaggttagtgaaaaaaataatatattttggcgatgttgacgttatcgctcactttggctagaattaatgctggggtaatgtttgcacctgtgctatgctaatataacgatttattgtgttttcgctgtaagacacttagaaaatctgaaatattgtctgtattcacaggatctgtgtctttcgattagtgtatgctgtgtatttttacgaaatgtttgatgattagtaagtaggtaaacacgttgctctatgtagttattctagtccatttgtgacggtgggtgcaattgtaacctatgccatctacctgaaatatgcacatttttctaacaaaacctatcccataccataaatatgttatcagactgtcatctgatgagtttttttcttggttaggggctataaatatcttagtttagccgagttggtgatagctactggtgttggtggacaaataaaagatggtggattatgctaatgtgtttttaggtaatagatttacatctttacattttgtgtcttccctgtaaaacattttaaaaatcagatatgttggctggattcacaagatctgtgtctttcattagctgtattggactttaatgtgtgaaagttaaatatttaaaaaatatattttttttgaatttcgcggctctgccttttcaatgggggtggggggggggagtgccgctagcggcaccctcagcctagacaggttaacacttttttggttactacatgattccatatgtgttatttcatagtgttgatgtcttcactattattctacaatgtagaaagtagtacaaataaagaaaaagtctgaaatgagtaggtgtccaaactttcgactggtactgtgtgtgtgtgtgtgtgtatttttatacagtggggcaacaaaaatatttagtcagcccccaattgtgcaagttctcccacttaaaaagatgaggccagTAATTTTcattataggtacacttcaactatgacagacaaaatgagaaaagaaatccagaaaatcacattgtaggattttttaatgaatttatttgcaaattatgctggaaaatacatatttggtcaataacaaaagttttccagcataatttgcaaataaattcataaaaaatcctacaatgtgattttctggattttttttctcattttgtctttcatagttgaagtgtacctatgatggaaattacaggcctctctcatctttttaagtgggagaacttgcacaattgggggCTGACTAAAtaattttttgccccactgtatgtgtgtatatatataatatactaataatataatactataatactaataataataatactatgaaattgtgaaaatgatgataatgcccttttagtgtaagagctgtttgaaaaggctgcctgaaatgtcagcctgttttggtaggatggagttttggcctgcctggtgacatcaccaggcggtatattagttaatagaccaataagaaagagagttccaaacctctcttccaataacagctagttctcAGTTgtcttcccctccccactcagaccagtcAGTCCTGGCAaagttcttgcttgagaaattgcagaaactttttgctaagaagctatttgtttattttttagcaTTTTAAATGTAAAACTATCCCAATAAGGTAGGCCGACTTAACTGTTACCCAGAAACGGCTGCATTTGACCTTTAAAGCAGTCTGATGTCATATAGACTCAGCCATCTTCAACAATTCTAATTCCAACACtgataccatccatccatccttacctgtcctcctctccatctGCAGACTGTGTCCTCAGGCTTGCAGCAGCGGCCACTAAGGCACTGGCATCTCCAGCCATCCCCATGCTCTTCATGGAGCTGCCCCCTCCTGCAGCCCCCAGCCGGGGCAGCGTCAGCAGGGACTGGTGTTGAAACAGCAGCCTCTGGGCATCCTCCAGCTGGGATGCCGTTAGGGTGGGGATGCTTCCCCCGTACAGAGCCCCACTTTGGGCCAGGCTGGTGTGGCTGAGGGGCACCCCGTGAGTCAGGAGGGGCTGGAGGTCGGCTCGGAGTGTGGTCACGAAAGGGGCGGAGGGGTGCTGGTGCAGCTGCTGAGCTGGGAGGTTCTGGAGCTGACTCTGAAGGGGTTGAGGGACAGCGGCCGGGCCAGGCATGGACACCCCAAGAGAGCCAGGGTGTGGGGGGAGGACCTGGGACTGGAGAGGAGCCGTAGGCTGTATGAAGTCTGGAGGCCGGCTGCCTGTCTGGCTCACTATCCCCGCTGGGAGCTGGGGCATGGGGTAGCCTGTCTGTGCATGCTCCATATCATAGGGCATCTGCTGGGGCATGGCCTGACTCCGAGCGCCCTGGGCATTCACCTGGGGGGCTGCTGGTAGAGTACCATGGGGGACCATGCTGGTCTGCTGCAACAGGAGAGGGTTAGGGTCCTGAGGGACCATGTGGGCCTGCTGAGAGTTCTGGACAGTCTCAGGGCTGGTGTAGTCCTGGTGCTGGTATGGCTGCAAGATCTGGGGTGCCACTGCTCCCATCTCTGTGCCTCCGTATTGGACAACACCGGCCACCACACTTCCATTCCCTGCTTGGCTCTCTGGGCCGGCAGCGCTGGGTGCAGGGGCTAGGTCAGAAGTGGGCACGGCAGGGGGAACCTCCTTCTCATAGTACTCTGTACACATCCATCTTCCCTTGCGGAACGGCTCTGAGTTAGAGTCCAGCTTCACCACTCTGAAGCGAGACCCCGGAGGGGCTTGGTTCTGAGTCTGTTGTGTCTGGGTGCTGGAGGTCACAGGCTGTGCCACTGCTACTGACACCCCAATCTGAGTGCTATTGGTGGGCCCTGTGCCTCCAGGGAGAGCCCCTACTCCACTGGATGTCCCTTGCCGGCCTCCACTACTGTCAAAGATTATAGGGCCCGCAGAGGGAGGGACACCACTACCACTGACTATGGATGACACATCCATGCCTGGCCCAGCAGTGACGGTAACAGAGAACTGGGCGGTGGTATTCTCCACCATATCCTGCCCCACTTGGGTCTGGTTGGGCTCAGCCATTTCAGAGGAACTCCCCCCTGCCACTGAGACAGTAAAGGCTGCTGGCACCACATTCTCTTGCAGATTATGCACAGTCCCATTCACCATGTTACCAGGCTGCGGAGGGCCCTGAGGCTGCAGGGGTTCGCACGGAGGGTCCTGGGGTAGGGAGTGAGGGTTCAGGGGTTCGTTAGGGGACGCTGCGCCTGGGGTCTCCACCCCATGGGGGCTGTTCAGGGTCTCGTCCGAGGAGCTCCTCTCAGGGACGCCGGTGTCCCGAGATACGGACACTTCCTGTATTTCAGAGGAGGACAGGTCCTCTGTGTGGGATTCATCCATGTCATCATAACTCTCTGTGTCATCCGCTATGCTGTTGTTGGTGCTAACAGAGACCTGGGCCGGGGTCACGCTAGTTATCTGGAAGCCACTCTTCTTTTTCACCTGAGACCCGGACTGGGGGAGGTTAAGGCTCAGGGGTTGGTGGTGCGGCCCAGGGGAGGAGGACCCAGCCTGGCTAGTTGACTGATAATCATCAGTGGGAATTACATTACTGCTACCTGCAGCAGACCCTGATGCACCGCCACTACCGGAGGTGTTACTGCCTCTTCTATTGTGGAAAGACATCTTCCTAGACCCAGAGGAATCTCCTGAAAAGTCCTGTTGATGCATTTTGTGACCAACACGAAGCCAGTAACAGGGCAAAGAAGTGGCTAGCTGTGTAGCTACTAatgctagatggttgttatagccAGGCATaaataacgttagctagtgaCGTTAATGTAGTCAGAGGTTAGCTAGCTAATAGTTACCTAATAGTTAGCCAACGGTGGCTAACGTAAGCAAGGTGACAGTCCCACAATAAATCACAACAAAGCAGGGACGTCgatgttattttctgttttcagTAGTTGAGCACTTCACTCTGACTGCGTGTATTAAGCTGTCGATAATTAAGTGAATGCGAATGACTAATGTTAGCTCAGACATGGCCAGAACAACCAAGCTAACTTAGCTATGTCTTATAgctagctgaaatgtaaactac is part of the Salvelinus fontinalis isolate EN_2023a unplaced genomic scaffold, ASM2944872v1 scaffold_0199, whole genome shotgun sequence genome and encodes:
- the LOC129844366 gene encoding TSC22 domain family protein 1-like isoform X1, whose translation is MPGYNNHLALVATQLATSLPCYWLRVGHKMHQQDFSGDSSGSRKMSFHNRRGSNTSGSGGASGSAAGSSNVIPTDDYQSTSQAGSSSPGPHHQPLSLNLPQSGSQVKKKSGFQITSVTPAQVSVSTNNSIADDTESYDDMDESHTEDLSSSEIQEVSVSRDTGVPERSSSDETLNSPHGVETPGAASPNEPLNPHSLPQDPPCEPLQPQGPPQPGNMVNGTVHNLQENVVPAAFTVSVAGGSSSEMAEPNQTQVGQDMVENTTAQFSVTVTAGPGMDVSSIVSGSGVPPSAGPIIFDSSGGRQGTSSGVGALPGGTGPTNSTQIGVSVAVAQPVTSSTQTQQTQNQAPPGSRFRVVKLDSNSEPFRKGRWMCTEYYEKEVPPAVPTSDLAPAPSAAGPESQAGNGSVVAGVVQYGGTEMGAVAPQILQPYQHQDYTSPETVQNSQQAHMVPQDPNPLLLQQTSMVPHGTLPAAPQVNAQGARSQAMPQQMPYDMEHAQTGYPMPQLPAGIVSQTGSRPPDFIQPTAPLQSQVLPPHPGSLGVSMPGPAAVPQPLQSQLQNLPAQQLHQHPSAPFVTTLRADLQPLLTHGVPLSHTSLAQSGALYGGSIPTLTASQLEDAQRLLFQHQSLLTLPRLGAAGGGSSMKSMGMAGDASALVAAAASLRTQSADGEEDSSSGTSLVAIDNKIEQAMDLVKSHLMYAVREEVDVLKEQIKELVERNSQLEQENSLLKTLASPEQMAQFQAQVQPSSGSPTGTGSSNPQPQPLPSSQSSGTST
- the LOC129844366 gene encoding TSC22 domain family protein 1-like isoform X2, with product MPSMEDFSGDSSGSRKMSFHNRRGSNTSGSGGASGSAAGSSNVIPTDDYQSTSQAGSSSPGPHHQPLSLNLPQSGSQVKKKSGFQITSVTPAQVSVSTNNSIADDTESYDDMDESHTEDLSSSEIQEVSVSRDTGVPERSSSDETLNSPHGVETPGAASPNEPLNPHSLPQDPPCEPLQPQGPPQPGNMVNGTVHNLQENVVPAAFTVSVAGGSSSEMAEPNQTQVGQDMVENTTAQFSVTVTAGPGMDVSSIVSGSGVPPSAGPIIFDSSGGRQGTSSGVGALPGGTGPTNSTQIGVSVAVAQPVTSSTQTQQTQNQAPPGSRFRVVKLDSNSEPFRKGRWMCTEYYEKEVPPAVPTSDLAPAPSAAGPESQAGNGSVVAGVVQYGGTEMGAVAPQILQPYQHQDYTSPETVQNSQQAHMVPQDPNPLLLQQTSMVPHGTLPAAPQVNAQGARSQAMPQQMPYDMEHAQTGYPMPQLPAGIVSQTGSRPPDFIQPTAPLQSQVLPPHPGSLGVSMPGPAAVPQPLQSQLQNLPAQQLHQHPSAPFVTTLRADLQPLLTHGVPLSHTSLAQSGALYGGSIPTLTASQLEDAQRLLFQHQSLLTLPRLGAAGGGSSMKSMGMAGDASALVAAAASLRTQSADGEEDSSSGTSLVAIDNKIEQAMDLVKSHLMYAVREEVDVLKEQIKELVERNSQLEQENSLLKTLASPEQMAQFQAQVQPSSGSPTGTGSSNPQPQPLPSSQSSGTST